From the genome of Ziziphus jujuba cultivar Dongzao chromosome 6, ASM3175591v1, one region includes:
- the LOC107430220 gene encoding probable membrane-associated kinase regulator 2 — MEAFSLLKYWRGGGVGGGGGGGAGGGAADVCVNVRPTTGTTTIVTAVAHNNGETDDDDGDDDGPFFDLEFAVPDEDEEEAEEGQNRKPIRGSDSDEEEENDDYDDDEEDEEDEDCDGVEVEGEREFGFTLSSGCSNDRADPNLSLSPSDDLFFKGKLVPIESSSLVFNPSEPNSKPQFRVSLLKSATKFRVFMLGFKKSRMNGSEKTDSKTEPKTESKTETKAETNGSVACASKQHQNEPQQQKKTEKQEEQQRQKQHQSKFFTVKFKVEEVPIMSLFTRDNSSRNSSVSNKSQKQQNPDESSSEEKRFTKEVMQKYLKMVKPLYVRVSKRYGEKLRFSGQLSLNSSVAKGSPVPATATQKSITAKPLADKSQPEAEVSEASPSNVKNQKQGNLPAGLRVVCKHLGKSRSASSAVAAVPPGTVQSRRRDDSLLQQQDGIQSAILHCKRSFNASRDSESSLLPRSVSDPTNEKSLDMSRTSSKEGKDGDHQRP; from the exons ATGGAAGCTTTCAGCTTGCTTAAGTACTGGAGAGGCGGCGGCGTTGGCGGTGGTGGTGGCGGTGGCGCTGGAGGTGGAGCAGCAGATGTTTGTGTTAATGTCCGACCCACCACAGGAACCACCACGATTGTCACCGCCGTTGCTCATAACAACGGCGAAACCGACGATGACGACGGCGACGATGACGGACCCTTCTTTGACTTGGAGTTTGCTGTTCCTGATGAAGATGAGGAGGAGGCCGAGGAGGGTCAAAATAGAAAACCCATTAGAGGAAGCGACAGCGATGAGGAAGAAGAGAACGATGactatgatgatgatgaggaggatgagGAGGATGAAGACTGTGATGGTGTGGAGGTGGAGGGCGAGAGAGAGTTCGGCTTCACGCTCTCTTCTGGTTGTAGCAATGACCGTGCGGATCCTAATCTGTCCCTGTCTCCTTCTGATGATTTGTTCTTCAAAGGAAAGCTTGTTCCCATCGAGTCTTCTTCGCTTGTGTTTAACCCTTCTGAACCGAATTCTAAGCCTCAGTTTCGAGTTTCGTTGTTGAAATCCGCTACAAAGTTCCGTGTTTTCATGTTGGGTTTCAAGAAATCAAGAATGAATGGCTCTGAGAAAACAGACTCGAAAACGGAGCCGAAAACAGAGTCGAAAACAGAGACGAAAGCAGAAACGAACGGATCTGTTGCCTGCGCATCCAAACAACATCAAAACGAGCCCCAACAGCAAAAGAAGACCGAAAAACAAGAAGAACAGCAACGGCAAAAGCAGCATCAGAGCAAGTTTTTCACAGTGAAATTCAAAGTAGAAGAAGTTCCTATTATGTCCCTCTTCACCAGAGACAATAGCTCGAGAAATTCTTCGGTCAGCAACAAGTCCCAGAAGCAGCAAAACCCAGACGAATCGAGTTCCGAGGAGAAGCGCTTCACCAAAGAAGTAATGCAGAAGTATTTGAAAATGGTAAAGCCTCTCTACGTTCGAGTTTCGAAAAGGTACGGAGAGAAGCTGAGGTTTTCTGGGCAGTTGAGCTTGAACAGTTCGGTAGCGAAAGGCTCACCGGTTCCGGCGACGGCGACCCAGAAATCAATCACGGCGAAACCACTGGCTGATAAGAGCCAACCGGAGGCAGAAGTTTCTGAAGCCTCACCGAGCAATGTCAAGAACCAGAAACAGGGGAACCTCCCTGCTGGACTCAGAGTGGTCTGCAAGCATCTGGGGAAAAGCCGATCGGCTTCGTCTGCGGTGGCGGCGGTTCCTCCGGGAACCGTGCAGTCAAGAAGACGTGACGATTCTCTGCTCCAGCAACAAGATGGTATACAGAGCGCCATTTTGCATTGCAAAAGATCCTTCAATGCCTCCAGAG ATTCTGAGTCTTCTCTGCTACCAAGGTCTGTAAGCGATCCAACAAACGAGAAATCCTTAGATATGTCAAGGACATCGTCGAAGGAAGGCAAAGATGGTGATCATCAACGGCCGTGA
- the LOC107430218 gene encoding glycosyl hydrolase 5 family protein, which yields MVGMSLRNELRGTRQNEHDRYKYILRGAREVHQANPNVLILLSGLTWGTDLSFLKMKSPESNLDNKLVYEAHWYSFSGDSKIWELQPLNRVCAKATKWFNDQNGFLISNDNPFPLLLGEFGFDQRGEKQADNGFLTCLVAYVAERDLDWGLWALQGSYYHREGNIGAEETFGVLDFNWKHLRNPTFQRRFRLLQTMIKDPNSNLSKSYILYHLQSGQCVQVNSKNELHMRDFKKLTKWSYGGDGTPVRLMGSALCLKAVVMGFHQWFLMIA from the exons ATGGTTGGAATGAGCCTGCGTAACGAATTACGCGGTACACGTCAAAACGAGCATGATAGGTATAAGTATATTCTAAGAGGAGCAAGAGAAGTACACCAAGCAAACCCAAATGTCCTGATTCTTCTCTCCGGGTTAACTTGGGGAACAGATCTTAGCTTCTTGAAAATGAAGTCCCCGGAGTCAAATTTGGACAACAAGTTGGTCTATGAGGCACATTGGTACTCATTTAGTGGTGACTCAAAAATTTGGGAGCTGCAGCCACTGAATCGAGTTTGTGCCAAAGCCACCAAATGGTTCAATGACCAAAATGGTTTTCTCATCAGCAATGACAACCCATTTCCTCTTCTTTTGGGTGAATTTGGGTTTGACCAGAGAGGAGAGAAACAGGCTGACAATGGGTTCCTAACCTGCTTAGTTGCCTATGTTGCTGAGAGAGACTTGGATTGGGGCTTGTGGGCTTTGCAAGGAAGCTATTACCATAGGGAAGGAAATATTGGGGCTGAGGAAACTTTTGGTGTATTAGACTTCAATTGGAAACATCTAAGAAACCCAACATTTCAAAGGAGGTTTAGGCTTTTGCAAACAATGATAAAAG ATCCAAACTCAAATTTGTCAAAATCTTACATTCTGTATCACCTACAAAGTGGTCAGTGTGTCCAAGTGAATAGCAAGAATGAGCTTCACATGAGGGACTTCAAGAAGTTGACCAAATGGAGCTATGGTGGAGACGGAACTCCTGTCAGATTGATGGGCAGTGCTTTGTGTCTTAAAGCTGTGGTGATGGGCTTCCACCAATGGTTTCTGATGATTGCTTGA
- the LOC107430237 gene encoding reticulon-like protein B2, with protein sequence MAEHHEEPGAESVVEKITEKIHDVGHHDDSSSSSSSDSDNEKSSHSPSSIKSKIYKLFGREKPVHKVLGGGKPADIFLWRNKKVSAGVLGFATAVWVLFELVEYHLLTLLCHLLILALALSFLWSNACTFIHKSPPRIPEVRIPEDPVLQIANVLRIEINRGFAILRDIASGRDLKKFLSVIAGLWVLSIVGNWCNFLTLFYIAFVLLHTVPVFYEKYEDRVDKFAEKALIEIKKQYAVFDAKVLSKIPRGPLKDKKKV encoded by the exons ATGGCTGAGCACCACGAGGAACCGGGGGCTGAATCGGTAGTGGAGAAGATAACGGAGAAGATCCACGACGTTGGCCACCACGACGattcgtcgtcgtcgtcgtcgtcggaTTCAGACAACGAGAAGAGCAGCCACTCTCCGTCGTCGATTAAGTCCAAGATTTACAAGCTCTTTGGGAGGGAAAAACCAGTGCACAAAGTCCTTGGCGGTGGAAAAC CGGCCGATATTTTCTTGTGGAGGAACAAGAAGGTATCAGCAGGAGTGCTTGGATTTGCAACGGCCGTATGGGTTCTGTTCGAATTGGTCGAATACCACCTGCTTACTCTGCTTTGCCACTTGTTGATACTTGCTCTCGCCTTGTCGTTTTTATGGTCCAATGCTTGCACCTTCATCCATAA GTCTCCACCACGCATTCCAGAAGTCCGTATTCCAGAGGACCCAGTTCTACAGATCGCCAATGTACTTAGGATTGAGATCAATCGGGGTTTTGCTATCCTGCGTGATATTGCATCTGGGAGGGATTTAAAGAAGTTTCTATCT GTGATAGCTGGCTTGTGGGTTCTGTCTATAGTGGGGAATTGGTGCAACTTCTTGACCCTGTTCTACATAG CATTTGTTTTGCTCCATACTGTTCcggtattttatgaaaaatacgAGGACCGTGTGGATAAATTTGCTGAGAAGGCATTAATTGAGATCAAGAAGCAGTATGCAGTATTTGATGCTAAGGTGCTAAGTAAGATACCTAGGGGACCATTAAAGGACAAAAAGAAGGTTTAA
- the LOC107430238 gene encoding uncharacterized protein LOC107430238, translated as MEQKGFLLSALGVGVGVGVGLGLASNQTVGKWTGQSTSSKAVTAEKMEQEMLRQVVDGRESNVTFDQFPYYLSEQTRVLLTSAAYVHLKHAEVSKYTRNLSPASRAILLSGPAELYQQMLAKALAHYFEAKLLLLDVTDFSLKIQSKYGSGNKESSFRRSASEMTLERLSGLLGSFSILPPRDEPKGSLRRQSSGVDLVSRAMESSNPPKLRRNASASANISNLASQGPANPAPLKRTTSWSFDEKLLIQSLYKVLVYVSKTSPVVLYLRDVDKFLSRSQRIYNLFHKMLKKLSGSVLILGSRILDQGNDYKEVDEKLSGLFPYNIEIRPPENESHLVSWNCQLEEDMKTIQLQDNKNHIMEVLSSNDLECDDLDSICVADTMVISNYIEEIVVSAISYHLMNNKDPEYRNGKLVISSKSLSHGLSIFQERKSDKDTLKLEAQAETSMESGRPDTRGVKPETKGDSSAPENKSAPESKSGMETPASVAKTDGDNSVPASKAEVPPDNEFEKRIRPEVIPANEIGVTFADIGAMEEIKESLQELVMLPLRRPDLFNGGLLKPCRGILLFGPPGTGKTMLAKAIAREAGASFINVSMSTITSKWFGEDEKNVRALFTLAAKVSPTIIFVDEVDSMLGQRTRVGEHEAMRKIKNEFMTHWDGLLTRPGERILVLAATNRPFDLDEAIIRRFERRIMVGLPSVENREMILRTLLAKEKVKEGLDFRELATMTEGYSGSDIKNLCTTAAYRPVRELIQQERLKDLEKKQKAAEKAGEAKSRSENAPNTKEERAADAQNSENATDTKDAKPERVITLRPLNMEDFRQAKNQVAASFAVEGSIMSELKQWNDLYGEGGSRKKQQLTYFL; from the exons atggaacagaaaGGATTTCTGTTATCGGCTTTAGGTGTAGGTGTAGGAGTTGGAGTGGGGCTTGGATTGGCTTCGAATCAGACAGTGGGAAAATGGACGGGACAATCCACCTCATCCAAAGCCGTAACTGCCGAGAAGATGGAGCAGGAGATGCTACGACAGGTCGTTGATGGCCGAGAAAGCAACGTCACTTTCGACCAATTCCCCTACTACCTCAG TGAACAAACACGAGTTTTACTGACAAGTGCTGCCTATGTGCATCTGAAACATGCCGAGGTTTCTAAATACACAAGAAACCTTTCTCCGGCTAGTCGAGCCATTTTGCTATCAGGGCCTGCGG AGCTTTACCAACAAATGCTTGCAAAGGCTTTAGCACACTACTTTGAAGCCAAGTTGTTGCTTTTGGATGTAACAGACTTCTCCCTGAAG ATCCAGAGCAAATATGGTAGTGGCAACAAAGAATCA TCTTTTAGAAGGTCAGCTTCGGAGATGACGCTGGAGCGACTGTCTGGCTTACTTGGGTCATTTTCCATCCTTCCACCAAGGGATGAACCCAAAG GATCCTTACGAAGGCAAAGCAGTGGTGTGGATCTTGTATCAAG GGCAATGGAATCTAGTAATCCTCCAAAGCTTCGTAGAAATGCTTCTGCCTCGGCCAATATCAGTAACCTTGCTTCTCAGGGCCCTGCAAATCCAG ctcctCTCAAGCGCACAACCAGCTGGTCCTTTGATGAGAAGCTTCTTATACAGTCTCTTTACAAG GTTTTGGTTTACGTTTCCAAAACCAGTCCCGTTGTGCTGTACCTTAGGGATGTGGATAAGTTCTTATCTAGGTCACAGAGGATATATAATCTATTTCACAAAATGTTGAAGAAACTATCTGGGTCTGTGCTGATCCTTGGCTCAAGAATTCTGGATCAAGGTAATGACTACAAAGAGGTGGATGAGAAGCTTTCTGGTCTTTTCCCTTACAACATCGAGATCCGGCCTCCTGAAAACGAGTCCCATCTTGTGAGCTGGAATTGTCAACTGGAGGAAGATATGAAGACAATCCAACTTCAGGATAACAAAAACCACATAATGGAAGTACTTTCATCAAATGATCTTGAATGTGATGATCTGGACTCCATATGTGTTGCAGACACAATGGTTATCAGTAATTATATTGAGGAGATTGTGGTATCAGCAATTTCTTATCACTTGATGAATAACAAGGATCCTGAATATAGAAATGGAAAACTCGTCATTTCTTCCAAGAG TTTATCCCATGGATTAAGCATATTCCAAGAAAGAAAATCCGACAAAGATACATTAAAGTTGGAAGCACAAGCTGAAACATCCATG gAATCAGGAAGGCCTGATACTCGTGGCGTAAAGCCAGAAACAAAAGGTGATAGCTCTGCTCCTGAAAACAAAAGTGCACCTGAGAGCAAAAGTGGAATGGAGACACCAGCTTCAGTGGCAAAGACGGATGGTGACAATTCAGTTCCAGCATCGAAAGCA GAAGTTCCACCTGACAATGAATTTGAGAAGCGCATAAGGCCAGAGGTCATACCGGCAAATGAGATTGGGGTAACATTTGCTGACATTGGTGCCATGGAAGAGATAAAAGAGTCCCTTCAGGAATTAGTGATGCTCCCTCTTCGAAGACCAGACCTCTTCAATGGAGGTCTTTTGAAGCCGTGCAGAGGTATATTACTTTTTGGGCCTCCTGGCACTGGGAAGACGATGCTGGCAAAGGCCATTGCTAGGGAAGCTGGAGCAAGCTTCATTAATGTTTCAATGTCTACTATCACCTCTAAATGGTTTGGTGAAGATGAGAAGAACGTTCGAGCTTTGTTCACACTGGCAGCCAAAGTTTCTCCAACTATTATCTTTGTAGATGAAGTTGATAGCATGCTTGGCCAGAGAACAAGAGTTGGGGAGCACGAAGCCATGCGAAAGATAAAGAATGAGTTCATGACTCATTGGGATGGGCTCTTGACAAGACCAGGAGAGAGAATTCTTGTTCTTGCTGCAACAAACAGGCCATTTGACCTTGATGAAGCAATTATCAGGCGTTTTGAGCGAAG AATTATGGTGGGACTACCATCTGTCGAGAACAGGGAAATGATTTTAAGAACTTTATTggcaaaagaaaaagtgaaagaaGGTCTAGACTTCAGGGAACTAGCAACTATGACAGAAGGGTATAGTGGAAGTGATATTAAG AACTTGTGCACAACAGCTGCTTATCGGCCTGTAAGGGAGTTGATACAGCAAGAGAGACTGAAGGATTTA GAGAAGAAACAGAAAGCTGCAGAAAAAGCAGGCGAGGCAAAATCACGTTCAGAAAATGCTCCTAATACGAAGGAGGAACGGGCTGCAGATGCACAGAATTCAGAAAATGCCACAGACACAAAAGATGCTAAACCAGAAAGAGTAATTACACTCAGGCCCTTAAACATGGAGGACTTCAGGCAGGCAAAGAATCAG GTTGCAGCCAGCTTTGCAGTCGAGGGATCTATAATGAGTGAGTTGAAACAATGGAACGACTTATATGGTGAAGGCGGTTCAAGAAAGAAGCAGCAGCTGACTTATTTCCTATAA